One region of Ostrinia nubilalis chromosome 14, ilOstNubi1.1, whole genome shotgun sequence genomic DNA includes:
- the LOC135077995 gene encoding V-type proton ATPase subunit D isoform X1, with protein MSGKDRLAIFPSRGAQMLMKARLAGAQKGHGLLKKKADALQVRFRMILSKIIETKTLMGEVMKEAAFSLAEAKFTTGDFNQVVLQNVTKAQIKIRSKKDNVAGVTLPIFESYQDGSDTYELAGLARGGQQLAKLKKNFQSAVKLLVELASLQTSFVTLDEVIKITNRRVNAIEHVIIPRLERTLAYIISELDELEREEFYRLKKIQDKKKIIKDKAEAKKAALRLAESDVRGIANLLDEGDEDLLF; from the exons ATGTCAGGAAAAGATAGATTAGCGATTTTCCCTTCTCGGGG TGCTCAGATGTTGATGAAAGCTCGTTTGGCTGGAGCACAAAAAGGCCATGGACTCTTGAAGAAGAAGGCTGATGCCTTACAAGTCAGGTTTCGTATGATCCTGAGCAAAATTATTGAG ACAAAAACCCTTATGGGTGAAGTGATGAAAGAAGCTGCGTTTTCACTGGCCGAAGCTAAGTTTACGACTGGTGACTTCAATCAAGTGGTGCTACAGAATGTCACCAAGGCTCAGATCAAGATCCGCTCCAAAAAGGACAATGTTGCTG GTGTGACACTCCCAATCTTCGAGTCGTACCAGGATGGCTCAGACACATACGAACTGGCCGGATTGGCCCGTGGTGGTCAACAACTGGCCAAGCTGAAGAAGAACTTCCAGAGTGCTGTCAAACTGCTAGTAGAGCTGGCTTCTTTGCAGACCTCATTCGTGACCCTGGATGAGGTCATCAAGATCACCAACAGGCGTGTGAATGCTATTGAGCACG TGATCATCCCACGACTGGAGCGCACCCTAGCGTACATCATCTCCGAGCTTGACGAGCTGGAGCGTGAGGAGTTCTACCGGCTGAAGAAGATCCAGGACAAGAAGAAGATCATCAAGGATAAGGCAGAAGCT AAAAAAGCCGCCCTCCGGCTGGCTGAGAGTGACGTGCGCGGTATAGCCAACCTCCTCGATGAGGGTGACGAGGACCTGCTGTTCTAG
- the LOC135077996 gene encoding heme transporter hrg1-B-like: MLRTKIHIVLSAIGAILGVSAFICFCLVYANVEAGMWALLSGIHASLALMLHCHYLKESLHVNFSRKALQYIGDFGMIGFVSGTALTLFYIFLESYYKTDVMPIQSSIIIRIVWSFMMMKWGLMLYWTTKKYLRTYNDHQLFSENPNIEET; this comes from the exons ATGTTGCGCACAAAAATTCATATTGTTCTGAGTGCCATCGGTGCAATTTTAGGCGTATCTGCATTTATATGTTTCTGCCTGGTCTACGCAAATGTTGAGGCAGGCATGTGGGCGTTATTATCGG GTATCCATGCATCACTGGCTCTGATGCTGCATTGCCACTACCTAAAGGAATCTCTGCATGTGAACTTCTCCCGTAAAGCTCTCCAGTACATCGGAGACTTCGGCATGATTGGCTTTGTCTCTGGCACGGCGCTTACCTTATTCTACATATTTTTGGAGAGCTATTACAAAACAG ACGTAATGCCGATCCAATCCAGCATCATCATCCGGATAGTGTGGTCTTTCATGATGATGAAGTGGGGCCTCATGCTGTACTGGACCACCAAGAAGTACCTGCGAACCTACAACGACCACCAACTGTTTTCGGAAAACCCCAACATTGAGGAGACGTAA
- the LOC135077994 gene encoding uncharacterized protein LOC135077994 isoform X2 — protein MSSTRGRVIPAQMKKLLDLLSEDGVLLHGKVMYTYTTKQCFWKRIATQLNSVDGGVYKNTWKWCKMWTDWKTKTKKKANILLKRKQYDCEQPVSALTNLELRLLKLIEYPVDDLPEHQQFGTVSKEYLSDNADPEVECMIFNEEENGDQDLEDESSQQGHTNRNETQFYSVNMPNVADNSKEKFEDSSGSDTNSKSERFFTRRIRLQDLKKVMPKDKVQKSEELRLKALELKLKGEELRLKEMEMNKINYLTNIEEEKLKCFRDISTSLKELVEHARNGNIRFNNAV, from the exons ATGAGTAGCACTAGAGGTAGGGTCATCCCAGCACAAATGAAGAAGTTGTTGGATTTATTGAGTGAAGATGGAGTGCTTCTACACGGGAAAGTCATGTATACGTACACTACCAAACAGTGCTTCTGGAAACGTATCGCCACTCAGCTGAATTCCGTTGATGGTGGCGTTTATAAGAATACTTGGAAATGGTGCAAG ATGTGGACAGACTGGAAAactaaaactaagaaaaaagCAAACATACTTCTGAAACGTAAACAGTATGATTGTGAACAGCCAGTTTCAGCTTTAACTAATCTTGAATTAAGATTATTGAAACTAATAGAATACCCTGTAGATGACCTGCCAGAGCATCAGCAGTTTGGA ACAGTGAGTAAAGAATACTTATCAGACAATGCGGACCCAGAAGTTGAATGCATGATTTTCAATGAAGAAGAAAACGGTGACCAGGATCTGGAAGATGAAAGTAGTCAACAGGGCCACACAAATAGAAATGAAACCCAATTTTACAGCGTTAATATGCCTAAtg TTGCAGATAACTCAAAGGAAAAGTTTGAAGATTCTTCAGGATCAGACACAAATAGTAAAAGTG AGAGATTCTTTACAAGAAGAATAAGATTACAGGACCTAAAGAAAGTGATGCCTAAAGATAAAGTACAAAAAAGTGAGGAACTCCGTTTAAAAGCCTTAGAGTTGAAGCTGAAAGGAGAAGAACTGAGACTGAAAGAGATGGAaatgaacaaaattaattatttgacGAATATTGAAGAGGAAAAGTTGAAATGTTTCAGAGATATATCAACATCATTGAAGGA ATTGGTAGAACATGCAAGAAATGGGAATATTCGGTTTAATAATGCTGTTTAG
- the LOC135077995 gene encoding V-type proton ATPase subunit D isoform X2 codes for MSGKDRLAIFPSRGAQMLMKARLAGAQKGHGLLKKKADALQVRFRMILSKIIETKTLMGEVMKEAAFSLAEAKFTTGDFNQVVLQNVTKAQIKIRSKKDNVAGVTLPIFESYQDGSDTYELAGLARGGQQLAKLKKNFQSAVKLLVELASLQTSFVTLDEVIKITNRRVNAIEHVIIPRLERTLAYIISELDELEREEFYRLKKIQDKKKIIKDKAEARKAALKAAGIDQSDSSNLLDDTENDILF; via the exons ATGTCAGGAAAAGATAGATTAGCGATTTTCCCTTCTCGGGG TGCTCAGATGTTGATGAAAGCTCGTTTGGCTGGAGCACAAAAAGGCCATGGACTCTTGAAGAAGAAGGCTGATGCCTTACAAGTCAGGTTTCGTATGATCCTGAGCAAAATTATTGAG ACAAAAACCCTTATGGGTGAAGTGATGAAAGAAGCTGCGTTTTCACTGGCCGAAGCTAAGTTTACGACTGGTGACTTCAATCAAGTGGTGCTACAGAATGTCACCAAGGCTCAGATCAAGATCCGCTCCAAAAAGGACAATGTTGCTG GTGTGACACTCCCAATCTTCGAGTCGTACCAGGATGGCTCAGACACATACGAACTGGCCGGATTGGCCCGTGGTGGTCAACAACTGGCCAAGCTGAAGAAGAACTTCCAGAGTGCTGTCAAACTGCTAGTAGAGCTGGCTTCTTTGCAGACCTCATTCGTGACCCTGGATGAGGTCATCAAGATCACCAACAGGCGTGTGAATGCTATTGAGCACG TGATCATCCCACGACTGGAGCGCACCCTAGCGTACATCATCTCCGAGCTTGACGAGCTGGAGCGTGAGGAGTTCTACCGGCTGAAGAAGATCCAGGACAAGAAGAAGATCATCAAGGATAAGGCAGAAGCT AGAAAAGCCGCACTGAAGGCCGCCGGAATCGACCAAAGCGACTCTTCCAATCTTCTCGATGACACCGAGAACGACATCCTGTTCTAG
- the LOC135077993 gene encoding zinc finger protein 836-like isoform X2, with product MNPENSSTLCRVCLEDGAIYPIFDSKNDIGDSIFSKLSRCMKEKIEDVDGFPRKICSLCNDTLETVINFINKYKESSKILQSGLLIVKNENDDTHVYSDHYSEVEIEIKNIKTEPEVEFEDGFDDNVCLIDLIKPLKLKIDSKELTIKKTKTSTSKTLSKNKTNKIASSLLEGEFTWTGDKCLKSNSLQSTLKQESKVKKKIPNQGTQHREIKLKLPKIKKPNPPKLCDICGEVFKNQDKLAIHKRKVHFKNPVSCPQCSRMCVSEYYLKRHIKRRHDTEKNFICATCGRRFAFKGELSNHQRIVHEKHLMKKKMFACKFCDKTYKCAKSIIIHERSVHTGQRPAECTVCGSSFYHEDYLKEHMRLHTGETPFKCPICGRGYAQRGNMKSHLRIHRLAELDATTLSKLKPNYLKLLKDFR from the exons atgaATCCCGAAAATTCGTCAACTCTGTGTCGAGTTTGTCTGGAGGATGGAGCAATTTATCCAATTTTTGATTCTAAAAATGATATCGGAGACAGTATATTTTCCAAACTATCACGGTGTATGAAGGAGAAG ATAGAAGACGTTGATGGATTCCCTAGGAAGATTTGTTCGCTATGCAACGACACGTTGGAAACAGTTATAAACTTTATCAATAAGTATAAAGAATCAAGTAAAATACTACAAAGTGGATTACTTATTGTGAAAAATGAGAATGATGATACACATGTCTACAGTGACCACTATTCAGAGGtagaaatcgaaattaaaaacattaaaactgAACCTGAAGTAGAATTTGAAGACGGTTTTGATGATAATGTATGCCTTATAGACTTGATAAAGCCGTTGAAGCTGAAGATAGACTCTAAAGAGCTCACAATAAAAAAGACTAAAACGTCGACAAGCAAAACTCTGTCGAAAAACAAAACCAATAAGATTGCATCTTCATTGCTAGAAGGTGAATTCACATGGACTGGTGATAAATG tttaaaatCCAACTCCCTTCAGTCAACTTTAAAACAAGAAAGTAAAGTCAAAAAGAAAATACCAAACCAAGGTACACAGCACCGGGAGATAAAACTTAAattgccaaaaataaaaaaacctaaTCCACCAAAATTGTGTGATATCTGTGGAGAAGTGTTCAAGAACCAAGACAAACTGGCCATTCACAAAAGAAAAGTGCATTTCAAAAACCCTGTATCATGTCCACAATGTTCTAGAATGTGTGTATCAGAATACTATTTAAAGAGACATATAAAAAGGAGGCATGATACAGAAAAGAACTTTATATGTGCGACGTGTGGACGTAGGTTTGCATTCAAAGGGGAGCTGAGCAACCACCAGAGAATAGTTCACGAGAAACATCTAATGAAAAAGAAGATGTTTGCATGTAAATTTTGTGACAAGACATATAAATGTGCTAAATCTATTATAATACATGAGAGATCTGTTCATACAG gTCAAAGACCAGCAGAATGTACTGTATGTGGTTCAAGCTTCTACCATGAAGACTATTTGAAGGAGCACATGCGTCTCCACACAGGTGAAACCCCCTTTAAGTGCCCCATTTGTGGACGAGGCTACGCACAAAGGGGCAACATGAAGAGCCATCTACGGATACACAGGTTAGCTGAATTAGATGCCACTACGTTAAGCAAACTAAAACCTAATTATTTGAAACTTTTGAAAGATTTTCGATaa
- the LOC135077994 gene encoding uncharacterized protein LOC135077994 isoform X1, with amino-acid sequence MSSTRGRVIPAQMKKLLDLLSEDGVLLHGKVMYTYTTKQCFWKRIATQLNSVDGGVYKNTWKWCKMWTDWKTKTKKKANILLKRKQYDCEQPVSALTNLELRLLKLIEYPVDDLPEHQQFGVTVSKEYLSDNADPEVECMIFNEEENGDQDLEDESSQQGHTNRNETQFYSVNMPNVADNSKEKFEDSSGSDTNSKSERFFTRRIRLQDLKKVMPKDKVQKSEELRLKALELKLKGEELRLKEMEMNKINYLTNIEEEKLKCFRDISTSLKELVEHARNGNIRFNNAV; translated from the exons ATGAGTAGCACTAGAGGTAGGGTCATCCCAGCACAAATGAAGAAGTTGTTGGATTTATTGAGTGAAGATGGAGTGCTTCTACACGGGAAAGTCATGTATACGTACACTACCAAACAGTGCTTCTGGAAACGTATCGCCACTCAGCTGAATTCCGTTGATGGTGGCGTTTATAAGAATACTTGGAAATGGTGCAAG ATGTGGACAGACTGGAAAactaaaactaagaaaaaagCAAACATACTTCTGAAACGTAAACAGTATGATTGTGAACAGCCAGTTTCAGCTTTAACTAATCTTGAATTAAGATTATTGAAACTAATAGAATACCCTGTAGATGACCTGCCAGAGCATCAGCAGTTTGGAGtg ACAGTGAGTAAAGAATACTTATCAGACAATGCGGACCCAGAAGTTGAATGCATGATTTTCAATGAAGAAGAAAACGGTGACCAGGATCTGGAAGATGAAAGTAGTCAACAGGGCCACACAAATAGAAATGAAACCCAATTTTACAGCGTTAATATGCCTAAtg TTGCAGATAACTCAAAGGAAAAGTTTGAAGATTCTTCAGGATCAGACACAAATAGTAAAAGTG AGAGATTCTTTACAAGAAGAATAAGATTACAGGACCTAAAGAAAGTGATGCCTAAAGATAAAGTACAAAAAAGTGAGGAACTCCGTTTAAAAGCCTTAGAGTTGAAGCTGAAAGGAGAAGAACTGAGACTGAAAGAGATGGAaatgaacaaaattaattatttgacGAATATTGAAGAGGAAAAGTTGAAATGTTTCAGAGATATATCAACATCATTGAAGGA ATTGGTAGAACATGCAAGAAATGGGAATATTCGGTTTAATAATGCTGTTTAG
- the LOC135077993 gene encoding zinc finger protein 33B-like isoform X1, which produces MNPENSSTLCRVCLEDGAIYPIFDSKNDIGDSIFSKLSRCMKEKIEDVDGFPRKICSLCNDTLETVINFINKYKESSKILQSGLLIVKNENDDTHVYSDHYSEVEIEIKNIKTEPEVEFEDGFDDNVCLIDLIKPLKLKIDSKELTIKKTKTSTSKTLSKNKTNKIASSLLEGEFTWTGDKWCLKSNSLQSTLKQESKVKKKIPNQGTQHREIKLKLPKIKKPNPPKLCDICGEVFKNQDKLAIHKRKVHFKNPVSCPQCSRMCVSEYYLKRHIKRRHDTEKNFICATCGRRFAFKGELSNHQRIVHEKHLMKKKMFACKFCDKTYKCAKSIIIHERSVHTGQRPAECTVCGSSFYHEDYLKEHMRLHTGETPFKCPICGRGYAQRGNMKSHLRIHRLAELDATTLSKLKPNYLKLLKDFR; this is translated from the exons atgaATCCCGAAAATTCGTCAACTCTGTGTCGAGTTTGTCTGGAGGATGGAGCAATTTATCCAATTTTTGATTCTAAAAATGATATCGGAGACAGTATATTTTCCAAACTATCACGGTGTATGAAGGAGAAG ATAGAAGACGTTGATGGATTCCCTAGGAAGATTTGTTCGCTATGCAACGACACGTTGGAAACAGTTATAAACTTTATCAATAAGTATAAAGAATCAAGTAAAATACTACAAAGTGGATTACTTATTGTGAAAAATGAGAATGATGATACACATGTCTACAGTGACCACTATTCAGAGGtagaaatcgaaattaaaaacattaaaactgAACCTGAAGTAGAATTTGAAGACGGTTTTGATGATAATGTATGCCTTATAGACTTGATAAAGCCGTTGAAGCTGAAGATAGACTCTAAAGAGCTCACAATAAAAAAGACTAAAACGTCGACAAGCAAAACTCTGTCGAAAAACAAAACCAATAAGATTGCATCTTCATTGCTAGAAGGTGAATTCACATGGACTGGTGATAAATGGTG tttaaaatCCAACTCCCTTCAGTCAACTTTAAAACAAGAAAGTAAAGTCAAAAAGAAAATACCAAACCAAGGTACACAGCACCGGGAGATAAAACTTAAattgccaaaaataaaaaaacctaaTCCACCAAAATTGTGTGATATCTGTGGAGAAGTGTTCAAGAACCAAGACAAACTGGCCATTCACAAAAGAAAAGTGCATTTCAAAAACCCTGTATCATGTCCACAATGTTCTAGAATGTGTGTATCAGAATACTATTTAAAGAGACATATAAAAAGGAGGCATGATACAGAAAAGAACTTTATATGTGCGACGTGTGGACGTAGGTTTGCATTCAAAGGGGAGCTGAGCAACCACCAGAGAATAGTTCACGAGAAACATCTAATGAAAAAGAAGATGTTTGCATGTAAATTTTGTGACAAGACATATAAATGTGCTAAATCTATTATAATACATGAGAGATCTGTTCATACAG gTCAAAGACCAGCAGAATGTACTGTATGTGGTTCAAGCTTCTACCATGAAGACTATTTGAAGGAGCACATGCGTCTCCACACAGGTGAAACCCCCTTTAAGTGCCCCATTTGTGGACGAGGCTACGCACAAAGGGGCAACATGAAGAGCCATCTACGGATACACAGGTTAGCTGAATTAGATGCCACTACGTTAAGCAAACTAAAACCTAATTATTTGAAACTTTTGAAAGATTTTCGATaa